One genomic segment of Acinetobacter sp. C26M includes these proteins:
- a CDS encoding roadblock/LC7 domain-containing protein: MFSIPSQQRTAPKELIQFAKAQANDVLTNIRGVDYIMLCSTDGFELASIYKKNPYNSTKLAAVSSSILAMVTAFLNEIQLTGCQSITLDAENGKAILTSIPAPHHPMVMVTLSNKDVLLGQLLYSLKQASSAIVDADQA; this comes from the coding sequence ATGTTCAGTATTCCCAGTCAGCAACGTACTGCTCCCAAAGAGCTAATTCAATTTGCTAAAGCGCAGGCCAATGATGTTTTAACCAACATCCGAGGGGTGGATTATATTATGCTCTGCTCTACCGATGGATTCGAGTTGGCCTCGATTTACAAGAAGAACCCATATAACAGCACTAAACTTGCGGCTGTGAGTAGTTCAATCTTGGCCATGGTCACCGCTTTCCTTAATGAAATCCAGCTGACGGGATGTCAAAGTATTACTTTGGATGCTGAAAATGGCAAAGCGATTTTGACCTCTATTCCAGCCCCACATCACCCGATGGTGATGGTAACGCTAAGCAATAAAGATGTCTTGTTAGGACAGCTTTTATATAGCTTAAAACAAGCCAGCAGTGCAATCGTCGACGCAGACCAAGCTTAA
- a CDS encoding sphingomyelin phosphodiesterase, whose translation MKLKSLKLGAGVALLISGFSTQHTLADSYVFVTNTTPQTVSIQVNQTGASLQQGNEWAQEATQLAPYETKRVLRINRYTGIKSGKTYNFDTVLSSGNSQVTLKQTMTGTWSGSNIKHGIQTATTTSPWYSDRDVHRISTTYAGLSAQAAVKAEYTGGYDDFHYTIHQNTLQEPVSASADELKVLTYNIYALPMVASKISERLAELPNHLNGYDVIMMQEAFASSRTGMLNQLAQQYPYQTHIPVGSGYNLFDSGLVIVSRYPIVKTAQLIYPDCTGTDCFADKGVLYAEIIKNGKAYHVTSTHTASFDTDAARALRQVQFKQIRQLVNQQNIPSFDAVLMGGDFNVNKLLWPQDYQDMLTNLNATAAPSTGYTESTFDPRVNKLAGAAGSGGATVEYLDYVVASNNHRQPTQSRNDVRILRTTADPLYMTWDLSDHFPVMGQFNYGP comes from the coding sequence ATGAAGCTGAAGAGCTTAAAACTAGGCGCAGGGGTCGCGCTCTTAATCAGTGGTTTTTCTACCCAACATACATTGGCTGATTCCTACGTGTTCGTGACCAATACCACGCCACAAACTGTATCAATACAAGTCAATCAAACTGGGGCAAGCTTACAGCAAGGCAATGAATGGGCGCAGGAAGCGACTCAACTAGCCCCCTACGAAACCAAACGGGTGTTACGTATCAACCGTTATACGGGGATCAAATCCGGTAAAACTTATAACTTTGATACCGTTCTCAGCAGCGGTAATTCACAAGTCACTTTAAAACAGACCATGACCGGAACTTGGTCGGGCAGCAATATTAAACATGGTATTCAAACGGCGACCACAACATCACCTTGGTATTCAGATCGTGATGTACACCGCATTAGCACAACTTATGCTGGTTTATCTGCACAAGCAGCGGTGAAAGCTGAATACACTGGTGGTTATGATGATTTCCACTACACTATTCATCAAAACACACTTCAAGAGCCTGTCTCAGCCAGTGCCGATGAGTTAAAAGTACTGACTTATAATATTTATGCTCTGCCAATGGTGGCTAGTAAAATCAGCGAGCGCTTAGCTGAATTACCGAATCATTTAAACGGTTATGATGTGATTATGATGCAAGAAGCCTTTGCTTCATCACGTACAGGTATGCTAAATCAACTGGCTCAACAGTACCCATATCAAACGCATATTCCAGTGGGTTCGGGCTACAACTTATTTGATAGTGGATTGGTGATTGTGAGCCGTTATCCAATCGTCAAAACAGCACAATTGATTTATCCAGATTGTACCGGAACGGATTGTTTTGCGGATAAAGGCGTGTTGTACGCTGAAATCATTAAGAATGGTAAGGCTTATCACGTTACCTCTACGCATACAGCCTCTTTTGATACCGATGCTGCACGAGCATTGCGTCAGGTCCAGTTCAAGCAAATTCGCCAATTGGTGAATCAACAAAATATTCCAAGTTTTGATGCGGTACTCATGGGCGGTGATTTCAATGTCAATAAACTGTTATGGCCGCAAGATTATCAAGACATGTTGACCAATCTGAATGCGACAGCTGCACCGAGCACAGGCTATACTGAATCTACCTTTGACCCACGCGTGAATAAGTTGGCTGGAGCAGCAGGTTCAGGTGGTGCAACAGTGGAATATCTAGATTATGTCGTGGCTTCAAACAACCACCGTCAACCGACTCAGTCTCGTAACGATGTTCGCATCTTACGTACCACAGCTGATCCACTGTATATGACTTGGGATCTTTCTGATCACTTCCCTGTGATGGGGCAATTTAATTATGGTCCATAA